A region from the Aegilops tauschii subsp. strangulata cultivar AL8/78 chromosome 5, Aet v6.0, whole genome shotgun sequence genome encodes:
- the LOC109787628 gene encoding uncharacterized protein has translation MPGTTRTWLVVATVLVAATVATANVETGELGEYYMKRSQETRFRRGGPLHDIISAAHRYHQNLFSSRYGSGRRYLLEEGEAAAGAEAPADSTGDATPIHNTLRDHEMMGA, from the exons ATGCCGGGTACGACGAGGACATGGCTGGTGGTGGCGACGGTGCTCGTGGCCGCCACAGTGGCGACGGCGAACGTGGAGACGGGTGAGTTAGGGGAGTACTATATGAAGCGCTCGCAGGAGACCCGGTTTCGGCGCGGCGGCCCCCTCCATGACATCATCAGCGCCGCTCATCGCTACCACCAGAACCTCTTCAGTTCCAG GTACGGCTCAGGCCGGCGGTACCTCCTGGAAGAGGGAGAAGCTGCAGCCGGCGCGGAAGCCCCCGCCGACTCTACCGGCGATGCTACTCCTATCCACAATACGCTCAGGGATCACGAAATGATGGGCGCATAA